A window of the Thermus albus genome harbors these coding sequences:
- a CDS encoding N-acetyltransferase, producing MLETRLELPTVSLPEVQKGRAVELRKARLADVEAIYWLIRYWAEKGLMLVRSHSHLYENIRDFQVLEDEDGHIVGTVALHVLWRDLAEIRGLAVHPLRQGEGLGRWLVLGAEREARDLGLPQVFAWTLQVNFFRSLGYQVTSREALPPKVWSECNACPFYENCREIAVIKRLSRGAFGG from the coding sequence TTGCTTGAAACCCGGCTGGAACTCCCCACGGTTTCCCTGCCCGAGGTGCAAAAAGGCAGGGCGGTGGAGCTCAGGAAGGCTAGGCTTGCCGACGTGGAGGCCATCTACTGGCTCATCCGTTACTGGGCGGAGAAGGGCCTGATGCTGGTCCGTAGCCACAGCCACCTCTACGAGAACATCCGGGACTTCCAGGTCCTCGAGGACGAGGATGGCCACATCGTGGGCACCGTGGCCCTGCATGTGCTGTGGCGGGACCTGGCGGAGATCCGGGGCCTGGCGGTGCACCCCTTAAGGCAGGGGGAGGGCCTGGGCCGCTGGCTGGTCCTGGGGGCGGAGCGGGAGGCTAGGGACCTGGGCCTGCCCCAGGTCTTTGCCTGGACGCTTCAGGTGAACTTCTTCCGCTCCTTGGGCTACCAGGTCACCTCCCGCGAGGCCTTGCCCCCCAAGGTGTGGAGCGAGTGCAACGCCTGCCCCTTCTACGAGAACTGCCGGGAGATCGCGGTCATCAAGCGCCTTTCCCGGGGGGCCTTTGGGGGCTAG
- the carA gene encoding glutamine-hydrolyzing carbamoyl-phosphate synthase small subunit, with translation MAGVKERAVLVLEDGTVYHGYAFGARGKTVGEVVFNTAQTGYQEIMTDPSYHGQIVVMTYPHQGNYGVNVYDMQSNRPWVKGFVAKEFSRVASNPRAQQTLKEFMEFYGVVGIEGVDTRALVRKIREGGVLKGTIAHASLFGDPHHTFTPEELEALRQEAQAWTDIDGRDMTPEVSTPLPYAWPTLKSGRRIVVMDFGIKHAIVENLAAQGFEILVVPGKTPASQIMALEPHGLFISNGPGDPSMPRYAHETIWKLMGLLPTFGICLGHQLLALAAGGRTYKMKFGHRGANHPVKNLLSGKIEITSQNHGYAVDIDSLKEFRPTHINLNDGTLEGMAHSRYPVFSVQYHPEAAPGPHDALYLFRRFLEEVEAFHGATGLPVEKARADGHGV, from the coding sequence ATGGCTGGCGTGAAGGAACGCGCGGTTTTGGTCCTGGAGGACGGTACCGTCTACCACGGTTACGCCTTCGGGGCCCGGGGAAAGACGGTGGGGGAGGTGGTCTTCAACACCGCCCAGACCGGGTACCAGGAGATCATGACCGACCCCAGCTACCACGGGCAGATCGTGGTCATGACCTACCCCCACCAGGGTAACTACGGGGTCAACGTCTACGACATGCAGTCCAACCGGCCCTGGGTGAAGGGCTTTGTGGCCAAGGAGTTTAGCCGCGTGGCCTCCAACCCCAGGGCCCAGCAGACCCTTAAGGAGTTCATGGAGTTCTACGGGGTGGTGGGGATAGAGGGGGTGGATACCCGGGCCCTGGTGCGCAAGATCCGCGAAGGGGGGGTGCTGAAGGGGACCATCGCCCATGCCAGCCTCTTCGGGGACCCCCACCACACCTTCACCCCGGAGGAGCTGGAAGCCCTTCGCCAAGAGGCCCAGGCCTGGACGGACATTGACGGCCGGGACATGACCCCGGAGGTCTCCACCCCCTTGCCCTACGCCTGGCCCACCCTGAAGTCGGGCCGGCGCATCGTGGTCATGGACTTCGGCATCAAGCACGCCATCGTGGAGAACCTGGCGGCCCAGGGCTTTGAGATCCTGGTGGTGCCGGGCAAAACCCCGGCCAGCCAGATCATGGCCTTGGAGCCCCACGGGCTTTTCATCTCCAACGGCCCCGGGGACCCCTCCATGCCCCGCTATGCCCACGAGACCATCTGGAAGCTCATGGGGCTTTTGCCCACCTTCGGCATCTGCCTGGGCCACCAGCTCCTGGCCCTGGCTGCGGGGGGGCGGACCTACAAGATGAAGTTCGGCCACCGGGGGGCCAACCACCCGGTGAAGAACCTCCTCAGCGGCAAGATTGAGATCACCAGCCAAAACCACGGCTACGCGGTGGACATTGACTCCCTAAAGGAGTTCCGGCCCACCCACATCAACCTGAACGACGGGACCCTCGAGGGCATGGCCCATAGCCGCTACCCCGTTTTCTCCGTGCAGTACCACCCCGAGGCCGCTCCTGGTCCCCACGACGCCCTGTACCTCTTCCGCCGGTTTCTGGAGGAGGTGGAGGCCTTCCACGGGGCCACGGGGCTTCCCGTGGAAAAGGCCCGGGCTGATGGGCACGGGGTGTAA
- a CDS encoding formate--tetrahydrofolate ligase gives MIVKEALQPIEEVAGKLGLGGERLYLYGPHMAKVLGEPPKARGKLILVTAITPTPAGEGKTTTAIGLVDALWRLGKKAALALREPSLGPVFGVKGGATGGGRARVEPRHEINLHFTGDFHAVTSAVNLLNALLDNHLHQGNELAIDPRRIELKRAIDMNDRALRHIVLGLGGKAHGVPREGGFELTVASEVMALMSLARDFKDLKRRLGRMRVGFTYEGKPVYAEDLGAVGAMAALLRQAFLPNLVQTAEGNPAFVHMGPFGNIAHGTNSVRASLFALGLADYVVQEAGFATDLGMEKFMDVVARSAGLVPEAVVLVATIRALRYHGGQDAYEMPDPQAVAKGLANLEKHVENVELFGFKPVIALNRFPTDTLEEIALVREFARERGLPFALSEVYAKGGEGGLELAEKVLEALALPHTYRPLYPLEMPLEAKVETIAKAVYGADGVEWSEEAKRALKAAKKEGCEALPVVMAKAATSLSDNPKLRGRPKGFRVRVTDLKCRLGAGFVVVYMGGIETLPGLPKVPQALGIDVDEEGKIRGMDY, from the coding sequence GTGATCGTTAAGGAAGCGCTTCAACCCATAGAGGAAGTGGCCGGCAAACTGGGACTAGGTGGGGAAAGGCTTTACCTCTACGGCCCCCATATGGCTAAGGTCCTAGGAGAACCCCCTAAAGCCAGGGGGAAGCTGATCCTGGTCACCGCCATCACCCCCACCCCGGCGGGGGAGGGCAAGACCACCACCGCCATCGGCCTGGTGGACGCCCTTTGGCGGCTTGGGAAAAAGGCCGCCTTGGCCCTAAGGGAGCCCTCCTTGGGCCCGGTCTTCGGGGTGAAGGGCGGGGCCACGGGGGGCGGCCGGGCGCGGGTGGAACCCCGGCACGAGATCAACCTGCACTTCACCGGGGACTTCCATGCGGTGACCAGCGCCGTGAACCTCCTAAACGCCCTCTTGGACAACCACCTGCACCAGGGCAATGAGCTCGCCATTGACCCCCGGCGCATAGAGCTCAAAAGGGCCATTGACATGAACGACCGGGCCTTGAGGCATATCGTCCTGGGCCTGGGGGGTAAGGCCCACGGGGTGCCTCGGGAAGGGGGGTTTGAGCTCACCGTGGCCAGCGAGGTCATGGCCCTCATGAGCCTGGCCCGGGACTTTAAGGACCTAAAAAGACGCCTGGGAAGAATGCGGGTGGGTTTCACCTACGAGGGGAAGCCCGTCTACGCGGAGGATCTAGGGGCGGTGGGGGCCATGGCCGCCCTCCTAAGGCAGGCCTTCCTCCCCAACCTGGTGCAGACGGCAGAAGGAAATCCGGCTTTCGTCCACATGGGGCCCTTTGGCAACATCGCCCACGGCACCAACTCCGTAAGGGCGAGCCTCTTCGCCTTGGGCCTAGCGGACTACGTGGTACAGGAGGCGGGTTTCGCCACGGACCTCGGCATGGAAAAGTTCATGGACGTGGTGGCGCGAAGCGCTGGCCTGGTCCCAGAGGCGGTGGTCCTGGTGGCCACCATCCGGGCCCTCCGCTACCACGGGGGACAGGACGCCTACGAGATGCCGGACCCCCAGGCGGTGGCCAAGGGCCTCGCCAACCTGGAAAAGCACGTGGAGAACGTGGAGCTATTTGGCTTTAAGCCGGTGATCGCCTTAAACCGCTTCCCCACGGACACCCTGGAGGAGATCGCCCTGGTGCGGGAGTTTGCTCGGGAAAGGGGCCTGCCCTTTGCCTTAAGCGAGGTCTACGCCAAAGGAGGGGAAGGGGGGCTGGAACTGGCGGAAAAGGTCCTGGAGGCCCTTGCCCTCCCCCACACCTACCGGCCCCTTTACCCTTTGGAGATGCCCCTCGAGGCCAAGGTGGAAACCATCGCCAAGGCAGTCTACGGGGCGGATGGGGTGGAGTGGAGCGAGGAGGCCAAGAGGGCTCTGAAGGCGGCCAAGAAGGAGGGGTGCGAGGCCCTGCCCGTGGTCATGGCCAAGGCGGCCACCTCCCTCTCCGATAACCCCAAGCTCCGGGGAAGACCTAAGGGCTTTAGGGTGCGGGTCACGGACCTGAAATGCCGGCTTGGGGCCGGGTTTGTGGTGGTCTACATGGGGGGGATTGAGACCCTTCCCGGCCTGCCCAAGGTGCCCCAGGCCCTGGGGATTGACGTGGACGAGGAGGGGAAGATCCGGGGGATGGACTACTGA
- a CDS encoding threonine/serine dehydratase has protein sequence MELADIYAAYRRIAPYVHRTPLLTSRLLDELLGKRLLLKAEHLQKTGSFKARGALSKALTLENPKGLLAVSSGNHAQGVAYAARVLGVKALIVMPEEANPFKKEATRAYGAQVVDQGVTGENREEVAKALLLETGYAFIHPFDDPLVMAGQGTAGLELMVQAGKRGFFPEAVLVPVGGGGLVAGVATAVKALSPTTLVLGVEPQGADDARRSLEEGRIVRLSRPPRTRADGVRTLAVGQHTFPVLRKKVDAILTVSEEAILEAEGLLFTRTKQVVEPTGALPLAAVLEHGERLPEVLALLLSGGNRRFCTPT, from the coding sequence GTGGAGCTGGCCGATATCTATGCCGCGTACCGGCGCATCGCCCCCTACGTGCACCGCACCCCCCTCCTCACCTCGAGGCTCCTGGATGAGCTTTTAGGCAAGCGCCTCCTCCTCAAGGCCGAACACCTGCAAAAGACGGGAAGCTTCAAGGCCCGGGGGGCGCTTTCCAAGGCCCTGACCCTGGAGAACCCCAAGGGGCTTTTGGCGGTAAGCAGCGGCAACCACGCCCAAGGGGTGGCCTACGCCGCTAGGGTCTTGGGGGTGAAGGCCCTCATCGTCATGCCCGAGGAGGCAAACCCCTTCAAGAAGGAGGCCACCCGGGCCTACGGAGCCCAGGTGGTGGACCAGGGGGTCACGGGGGAAAACCGGGAGGAGGTGGCCAAGGCCCTTCTCCTGGAAACCGGCTACGCCTTCATCCACCCCTTTGACGATCCCCTGGTCATGGCCGGGCAGGGCACCGCGGGGCTGGAGCTCATGGTCCAGGCGGGGAAGCGGGGCTTTTTCCCGGAGGCGGTCCTGGTGCCGGTGGGGGGCGGGGGGCTCGTGGCCGGGGTGGCCACGGCGGTAAAGGCCCTCTCTCCCACCACCTTGGTCCTGGGGGTGGAGCCCCAAGGGGCGGACGACGCCCGAAGAAGCCTGGAGGAAGGAAGAATCGTGCGCCTCTCCCGGCCGCCCAGGACCCGGGCGGATGGGGTCAGGACCCTGGCCGTAGGCCAACACACCTTTCCCGTTCTCCGGAAAAAGGTGGACGCCATCCTCACCGTGAGCGAGGAGGCCATCCTGGAGGCCGAAGGCCTCCTCTTTACCCGCACCAAGCAGGTGGTGGAACCCACGGGGGCCCTCCCCTTGGCCGCGGTGCTGGAGCACGGGGAAAGGCTCCCCGAGGTCCTGGCCCTCCTCCTCTCCGGGGGCAATCGGAGGTTTTGCACCCCAACTTAG
- the secG gene encoding preprotein translocase subunit SecG has product MDFLYTLVILLYLGVAGLLVYLVLVQEPKQGAGDLMGGSADLFSARGVTGGLYRLTVILGVIFVALALLIGLWTR; this is encoded by the coding sequence ATGGACTTTCTCTACACCCTGGTCATCCTCCTCTACCTGGGCGTGGCGGGGCTTTTGGTCTACCTGGTCTTGGTGCAGGAGCCCAAACAGGGGGCTGGGGACCTCATGGGGGGCTCGGCGGACCTCTTCTCCGCCCGGGGGGTCACCGGGGGGCTATACCGCCTCACCGTCATCCTAGGGGTGATCTTCGTGGCCTTGGCCCTCCTCATTGGCCTCTGGACCCGTTGA
- a CDS encoding LptF/LptG family permease: protein MRTLYAYVLKESLPVLLLALLFLTAVYLFGFFYAGARWLEGVPLGKIARWLSYHVPGVLVQVFPIALVTTTVLVFGRLSAEGAQFALLSGGIPLWRAAWPLLGIGALLSGVALYLQERLVPYYNERVRVAWWDEIHTQGAGLFRLKGLQIPIGKGRSLYFEDFDLTRKEMLGVRITSFQGEEGTFLFAQRGSWEDQVITLRDYRLYRINFAEIPGLETSGDLLAQTRKVFRVVSQGKVLEVESDLSRARAIADYADTFSFGQDSLSQAWAKVRDPFLAPWEKWRARLEFHSKLALPLANLVLVLLAAAMALRYGRSTGLALGLSVVLALGYYGAFFLGRSLAGIGALPPEVGAWGANLLFLLLGTRALR, encoded by the coding sequence GTGCGCACACTATATGCCTATGTTCTTAAGGAAAGCCTCCCGGTCCTCCTCCTGGCCCTCCTCTTTCTCACCGCCGTCTACCTCTTCGGCTTCTTCTACGCGGGAGCCCGTTGGCTGGAGGGGGTACCCCTGGGTAAGATCGCCCGCTGGCTTTCCTACCACGTGCCCGGGGTCTTGGTCCAGGTCTTCCCCATCGCCCTGGTCACCACCACGGTTTTGGTCTTCGGCCGGCTTTCCGCGGAAGGGGCCCAGTTCGCCTTGCTCTCGGGAGGCATTCCCCTTTGGCGGGCCGCCTGGCCCCTTTTGGGCATAGGGGCCCTCCTAAGCGGGGTGGCCCTCTACCTCCAAGAAAGGCTGGTTCCCTACTACAACGAGCGGGTGCGGGTGGCCTGGTGGGACGAGATCCACACCCAAGGGGCAGGCCTCTTCCGCCTAAAGGGCCTCCAGATCCCCATCGGCAAGGGCCGAAGCCTCTACTTTGAGGACTTTGACCTCACCAGGAAAGAGATGCTGGGGGTGCGCATCACCTCCTTCCAAGGGGAGGAGGGCACCTTCCTCTTCGCCCAGCGGGGCAGCTGGGAGGACCAGGTGATCACCCTGAGGGACTATCGCCTCTACCGCATAAACTTCGCCGAGATCCCCGGGCTGGAGACCAGCGGGGACCTCCTGGCCCAGACCCGCAAGGTCTTCCGGGTGGTGAGCCAAGGGAAGGTCTTGGAGGTGGAGTCGGACCTCTCCCGGGCCCGGGCCATCGCGGACTATGCCGACACCTTTAGCTTTGGCCAGGATAGCCTTTCCCAGGCCTGGGCCAAGGTGCGGGACCCCTTCTTGGCCCCTTGGGAGAAGTGGCGGGCCCGGCTGGAGTTCCACTCCAAGCTGGCCCTGCCCCTGGCCAACCTGGTCCTGGTGCTCCTGGCCGCGGCCATGGCCCTAAGGTACGGCCGCAGCACCGGCCTCGCCCTGGGCCTCAGCGTGGTCCTGGCCCTGGGGTACTACGGGGCCTTCTTCCTGGGGCGCTCCCTGGCGGGGATCGGGGCCCTGCCCCCGGAGGTGGGGGCCTGGGGGGCCAACCTCCTCTTCCTCCTATTGGGCACGAGGGCCCTGCGCTAA
- a CDS encoding O-antigen ligase family protein translates to MRLLPYALALAPLFPPLALLSPLFLGHLLRLPRWALGLLGLYILSLLLPALWAPEPWALPLALGRALYVLGLVGVGAALHARMPSPAQALKPLGYGLFILYLTAFLASYLTFGDKVAGQRLMHPFHSPVGLGFMGGIGVFLALYLRYPWPFRLLLGLLGGAVLLLSASRGGMLALLLGGAGGLLWRGRGAWVLGVAGLLLFLAANLDTPLASRFFDTQLSGREGLWLRAYEVYAAHPWTGVGPYVLGDYLKGTLFGDCFLFPLLEARGLACPPWLKPLGGLWSFAHNHLLQALGESGAWGALGLLLLVGGFLASAWGEGLLFSLLVAFLAMGMVDNPFSVPSPFRGEIFFLLGGMALARGVRLPLTLGLAGAVALLWALPFLYLATRPPASTELPALAYLVFPREGVGFLRLEGARGYRVQVWLCGKGCERLGWEWPGDKRIVFPLPQDLPSGTYRLRVLLFSHHRLAQRPRYVLEKEVHR, encoded by the coding sequence GTGCGCCTTTTGCCCTACGCCTTGGCCTTGGCCCCCCTTTTCCCCCCGCTGGCCCTCCTTTCCCCCCTTTTCCTGGGCCACCTCTTGCGGCTTCCCCGGTGGGCTTTGGGCCTCCTGGGGCTTTATATCCTCTCCCTGCTCCTTCCCGCCCTTTGGGCTCCGGAGCCCTGGGCCCTTCCCTTGGCCCTGGGGCGGGCCCTGTACGTTTTGGGCCTCGTGGGGGTGGGAGCGGCCCTCCATGCGCGCATGCCTTCCCCAGCCCAGGCTTTAAAACCCTTGGGGTATGGGCTTTTCATTCTTTACCTAACGGCCTTCTTGGCCTCCTATCTCACCTTTGGGGATAAGGTGGCGGGCCAAAGGCTCATGCACCCCTTCCACAGCCCCGTGGGCCTGGGGTTTATGGGGGGGATAGGGGTCTTTCTGGCCCTTTACCTCCGTTATCCGTGGCCTTTCCGCCTCCTCCTTGGGCTACTGGGGGGGGCGGTCCTCCTTCTCAGCGCCAGCCGCGGGGGGATGCTGGCCCTCCTCCTCGGGGGGGCTGGGGGGCTTCTCTGGCGGGGGCGGGGGGCGTGGGTCTTGGGGGTGGCCGGGCTTCTTCTCTTCCTGGCGGCCAACTTGGACACCCCTTTGGCGTCCCGCTTCTTTGATACCCAGCTTTCCGGGCGGGAAGGGCTATGGCTTCGGGCCTATGAGGTCTACGCCGCCCACCCCTGGACCGGGGTAGGGCCTTATGTGCTGGGGGATTACCTAAAGGGCACCCTCTTTGGGGATTGCTTTCTCTTCCCCCTCCTCGAGGCCCGGGGCCTCGCCTGCCCCCCCTGGCTGAAGCCCTTGGGGGGGCTATGGAGCTTTGCCCACAACCACCTCCTCCAGGCCCTGGGGGAAAGCGGGGCTTGGGGTGCGTTGGGGCTTCTCCTCCTGGTGGGGGGGTTTTTGGCGTCGGCCTGGGGGGAGGGGCTTCTCTTTTCCCTCCTGGTGGCCTTTTTGGCCATGGGCATGGTGGATAACCCCTTTAGCGTGCCAAGCCCCTTCCGGGGGGAGATCTTCTTCCTCCTGGGGGGGATGGCCCTGGCCCGAGGGGTACGCCTGCCCCTCACCTTGGGCCTGGCCGGGGCGGTGGCCCTCCTTTGGGCCTTGCCCTTCCTCTACCTGGCCACCCGGCCCCCGGCCTCTACGGAGCTCCCCGCCTTGGCCTACCTGGTCTTTCCCCGGGAGGGGGTGGGGTTTTTGCGCCTGGAAGGGGCTAGGGGGTATCGGGTCCAGGTGTGGCTTTGCGGGAAGGGGTGTGAGCGCTTGGGCTGGGAGTGGCCCGGGGACAAGCGCATCGTCTTCCCCCTTCCCCAGGACCTGCCCTCTGGGACCTACCGGCTCAGGGTTCTCCTTTTCAGCCACCACCGCCTGGCCCAAAGGCCACGTTACGTGCTGGAAAAGGAGGTGCACCGGTGA
- a CDS encoding ATP-binding protein, with amino-acid sequence MQDLSRRIDTLREEVKAELRETRGFMEARLGALEERLAQTENKLEGRIQQVETRLENQIGGLDAKIRETEGKLEAQTQQVEARLQNQIQQTGERLEAKIRQTEAHLENQIRETVAKLEAQIHQVEARLESQISGLDSKIRETEGKLEAQIHQVDAQLQSKIQQVEEKLEVQIHQVETRLQNQIGALDAKIRETEEKLEAQIQEARSELESRVQRVEEKLEALRQEVKAEINTAFNKAMLVFAAIGVVLALLSLLR; translated from the coding sequence GTGCAGGACCTTTCCCGCCGCATTGACACCTTAAGGGAAGAGGTCAAGGCCGAGCTCAGGGAAACCCGGGGCTTCATGGAAGCCCGGCTTGGGGCGTTAGAGGAACGCCTAGCCCAAACGGAAAACAAACTGGAAGGCCGTATCCAGCAGGTGGAGACCCGGCTGGAAAACCAAATCGGTGGGCTGGATGCCAAAATCCGGGAGACCGAAGGGAAACTTGAGGCCCAGACCCAGCAGGTAGAAGCCCGGTTGCAAAACCAAATCCAGCAAACCGGGGAAAGGCTAGAAGCCAAAATTCGCCAAACAGAAGCCCATCTGGAAAACCAGATACGGGAGACGGTAGCCAAACTGGAAGCCCAGATCCACCAGGTGGAAGCCCGGCTGGAAAGCCAAATCAGCGGACTGGACAGCAAAATACGTGAAACCGAAGGAAAACTGGAGGCCCAGATCCACCAGGTGGATGCCCAACTACAAAGCAAGATCCAGCAGGTAGAGGAAAAACTAGAGGTCCAGATCCACCAGGTGGAAACCCGCCTGCAAAACCAAATCGGCGCCCTGGACGCCAAAATCCGAGAGACAGAAGAAAAGCTGGAAGCCCAGATCCAAGAAGCCCGGAGCGAACTAGAGTCCAGGGTCCAAAGGGTAGAGGAGAAACTGGAAGCCCTCAGGCAGGAGGTTAAGGCGGAGATCAACACCGCCTTCAACAAGGCCATGCTGGTGTTTGCCGCCATCGGCGTGGTCCTGGCCCTCCTATCCCTTCTTCGCTAG